The Ammospiza caudacuta isolate bAmmCau1 chromosome 17, bAmmCau1.pri, whole genome shotgun sequence genome has a segment encoding these proteins:
- the LOC131565380 gene encoding noggin-2-like: protein MTAIRALLLCLCLGLPAGGQPFLRLRPSPSDNLPVKDIVEHPDPEYDPKEQDLDERTLRKKLGSHFDPGFMAVAVPGPANASGAAAAAGRGRAALPAELRRLELGPPRGPRLRLGKKARRKVLQWLWAHTHCPVFYAWKDLGVRFWPRYIKEGNCLAEKSCSLPEGMFCKPVKSVTKTFLRWHCQGWSSQKYCTWIPVQYPLISECKCSC, encoded by the coding sequence ATGACGGCGATCCGGgcgctgctgctctgcctctgcctgggGCTGCCGGCGGGCGGGCAGCCCTTCCTGCGCCTGCGACCCTCGCCCAGCGACAACCTGCCCGTCAAGGACATCGTGGAGCACCCGGACCCCGAGTACGACCCCAAGGAGCAGGACCTGGACGAGAGGACGCTGAGGAAGAAGCTGGGCAGCCATTTCGACCCCGGCTTCATGGCCGTGGCCGTGCCGGGGCCGGCCAACGCCTCGGgcgccgcggcggcggcggggcgggggcgggcggcgctgccggccgagctgcggcggctGGAGCTGGGGCCGCCCCGGGGCCCGCGCCTGCGGCTGGGCAAGAAGGCGCGGCGGAAGGTGCTGCAGTGGCTCTGGGCGCACACCCACTGCCCCGTCTTCTACGCCtggaaggacctgggggtgcgCTTCTGGCCGCGCTACATCAAGGAGGGCAACTGCCTGGCCGAGAAGTCCTGCTCGCTGCCCGAGGGCATGTTCTGCAAGCCCGTCAAGTCGGTCACCAAGACCTTCctgcgctggcactgccagggctggtcCAGTCAGAAGTACTGCACCTGGATCCCCGTGCAGTACCCGCTCATCTCCGAGTGCAAGTGCTCCTGCTAA